One window from the genome of Amphiprion ocellaris isolate individual 3 ecotype Okinawa chromosome 23, ASM2253959v1, whole genome shotgun sequence encodes:
- the LOC129348173 gene encoding uncharacterized protein LOC129348173, whose translation MRDYFWGYGKREQLQEFHQYLNSTNPNIKLSLEFSNKEINFLDLLISLDEQGSIHTSLFRKSTDRNTVLHAESFHPKSLIENIPFGQFQRLKRICNSQTDFNTQATEMQQRFVQRGYKAKTLSGALTRAKTLDRRNLLIRRQRAPSQTKNRIFCTLQYSNMAYKIKNAITKNWSILACDPSLGPLFSEPPRFAFKKAPTLKDKIVKNYLPASKLETFFKKPIGTFRCGACVHCTQINRSTHFMDSTCTYTFKCRSFANCNTTHVVYRLDCVCGCFYIGRTKRKLKERFAEHKYAIRKGNMEYPIAKHFKNMTHTNINELTIMAIEVIENTPRGGDRLKRLLQRETFWIHSLKATVFPGLNEEIDFSPFL comes from the coding sequence AACAACTTCAAGAATTTCATCAATATTTAAACAGCACTAATCCTAACATCAAACTCAGTTTGGAATTcagcaacaaagaaataaacttctTGGACCTTCTAATATCACTGGATGAACAAGGCTCAATACACACATCTCTGTTCAGAAAAAGTACAGATCGAAAtactgttttacatgctgaatccTTCCATCCTAAGAGTCTCATTGAAAACATTCCATTTGGGCAATTTCAACGTCTCAAGCGCATCTGCAACTCTCAAACGGACTTCAATACCCAAGCTACGGAAATGCAACAGCGGTTCGTTCAAAGGGGCTACAAAGCAAAGACACTGAGTGGGGCTCTAACACGAGCAAAAACTTTGGACAGAAGAAATCTTCTCATAAGGAGACAGCGAGCtccatcacaaacaaaaaacagaattttctgtACTTTACAGTACAGCAACATGGCATACAAAATCAAAAACGCCATTACAAAAAACTGGTCCATACTGGCTTGTGACCCTTCACTGGGCCCCTTGTTCTCTGAGCCCCCCAGGTTTGCCTTTAAAAAAGCCCCCACCCTCAAGGACAAAATCGTCAAAAACTATTTGCCAGCATCAAAACTTGagacttttttcaaaaaacccaTTGGCACCTTCAGATGTGGGGCATGTGTCCATTGCACACAGATCAATCGTTCTACACATTTTATGGACTCTACATGCACCTACACTTTTAAATGTCGttcttttgcaaactgtaaTACAACACATGTGGTATACCGACTggactgtgtttgtgggtgtttttacattggtcgcacaaaaagaaaactgaaagagcgttttgcagaacacaaatatgctatccgtaaaggaaacatggaatatccgattgcaaaacatttcaagaacatGACCCACACAAACATTAATGAACTCACAATCATGGCAATTGAAGTTATTGAGAACACTCCCCGAGGGGGTGACAGGTTGAAAAGATTATTGCAGAGGGAAACCTTCTGGATCCACTCTTTGAAAGCAACTGTGTTCCCTGgactaaatgaagaaatagacttttctccgtttctgtaa